The Pseudoalteromonas tunicata genome segment ATTATTTTCTACCGCAATAGCACTATTGATTGGTTTAAAAAATGGTTTTAGCTGGGCTGTTTTAGAAGAGGCGATGATCAAGGGGATCACCTTATCACTCGGTGCAATTTTAATATTGTTTATGGTTGGCTCTTTGATTGGCACTTGGTTGCTATCAGGGACAGTGCCAACCTTAATTTATTATGGTCTGCAAGTTATCAACCCAAGTTGGTTCTATGCGGCAAGTTGTATTTTGTGTGCCATTGTAGCGATGAGTATTGGAAGTTCTTGGACCACAGCTGCAACAATCGGTGTTGCTTTATTGGGAGTGGCAACTGGGCTTGGATTAGATCAAGTTGTTACGGCAGGGGCGGTTATATCAGGTGCCTATTTTGGCGATAAGCTTAGCCCACTATCAGAAACAACCAATTTAGCGCCCGCTGTTGCCGGCTCTAACTTATTTGACCATATCCATCATATGCTTTGGACTACCGTACCGAGCTTTTTTATTGCGGTGGTTATTTTCGTATTCATGGGTTTTAACGCCGCAGATGTTGCCGAAGCATCACGTATTAATGAAATTAATGAGATTTTACAAAGTCATTTTAATATTGGTCTAATCATGTTGGTACCATTATTAACCTTATTGACTTTAGCGCTTAAAAAAATGCCTGCATTTCCTGCGGTTGCAATTGGAGCTGTTTTAGGTGCTGTTTGGGCGTTGATTTTTCAGCATGATTTAATTGCGGCGCAAATCGCATCGACCGATAGTTATTTAGTCGGTGCAACTAAATTAGTATGGACTGCTTTTTTTGATGGTTTCTCGATTAAGACCGGTGATGAAAGCATGGACAGTTTATTAAGCGGCGGTGGCATGGCGGGCATGTTGAATACAACATGGCTCATTATGATTGCGCTTTTATTTGGATCTGTGATGGAAAAAGTGGGTCTACTTGAAGTTTTTGTCAAAAGCATTTTAAAAGTTGCCAAAAGCACCGGTTCTTTGATCACTGCGACAATCGCAACTTGTATTGGTACAAATATGATTGCTGCCGATCAATATATGGCGATTGTTATGCCCGGTCGTATGTTTAAAAAAGAATATGAAAAACGTGGCCTCGATAATGTAAATTTATCTCGTACCTTAGAAGATGGTGGCACAATCACCAGTCCTTTGATCCCTTGGAATACATGTGGGGCATACATGCAAGGTGTACTTGCAATTAGCCCACTCGATTATGCGTTTTATGCATTTTTTAATCTGATCAATCCAGTACTTGCAGTGATATATGCCTACTTAGGG includes the following:
- the nhaC gene encoding Na+/H+ antiporter NhaC, with amino-acid sequence MQETKQATIFDALLPVLFLICSLGGSVYLFGDSSSSGPNQIALLFSTAIALLIGLKNGFSWAVLEEAMIKGITLSLGAILILFMVGSLIGTWLLSGTVPTLIYYGLQVINPSWFYAASCILCAIVAMSIGSSWTTAATIGVALLGVATGLGLDQVVTAGAVISGAYFGDKLSPLSETTNLAPAVAGSNLFDHIHHMLWTTVPSFFIAVVIFVFMGFNAADVAEASRINEINEILQSHFNIGLIMLVPLLTLLTLALKKMPAFPAVAIGAVLGAVWALIFQHDLIAAQIASTDSYLVGATKLVWTAFFDGFSIKTGDESMDSLLSGGGMAGMLNTTWLIMIALLFGSVMEKVGLLEVFVKSILKVAKSTGSLITATIATCIGTNMIAADQYMAIVMPGRMFKKEYEKRGLDNVNLSRTLEDGGTITSPLIPWNTCGAYMQGVLAISPLDYAFYAFFNLINPVLAVIYAYLGIKILKITPKHLSN